Proteins co-encoded in one Luteolibacter sp. Y139 genomic window:
- the hprK gene encoding HPr(Ser) kinase/phosphatase: MTPRVKQTASITIGEFFERHAAALSLTLLGEKHGFERPISEPAPNRPGLALAGFFSYFAKKRIQVLGNSEISYLKKLTPQMSAERFRRMCERDIPGIVISRGATLAEEHMQIAAEHRIPVFGTTLVTMKFLNAATLRLEHEFAPNVTMHGCMVDLRGIGVLIIGKSGAGKSETAIGLIERGGALVADDMVRIKLVGGELNASAPALSRGYLEIRGIGIVNVANLYGLASIRPEKRLDLVVTLIAHADQNEIDRLGLQPKSYEILGQQVPHVEVPVAPGRDTARMVAIAALDQQLRRLGYNMADEFNQRLLRHMAGEV, translated from the coding sequence TTGGAGAGTTTTTCGAGCGCCACGCTGCGGCCCTGTCATTGACGCTGTTAGGGGAAAAGCACGGCTTCGAGCGCCCGATCAGCGAGCCCGCGCCAAACCGCCCCGGCCTCGCGCTGGCCGGCTTCTTCAGCTACTTCGCCAAGAAGCGCATCCAGGTGCTGGGGAATTCCGAAATCTCCTACCTGAAAAAGCTCACCCCGCAGATGAGCGCCGAGCGCTTCCGCCGCATGTGCGAGCGGGACATCCCGGGCATTGTCATTTCCCGCGGTGCCACGCTGGCCGAGGAGCACATGCAGATCGCGGCAGAGCACCGCATCCCGGTCTTTGGCACCACGCTGGTGACCATGAAATTCCTCAATGCCGCCACCCTGCGGCTGGAGCACGAGTTCGCGCCAAACGTCACCATGCACGGCTGCATGGTCGACCTGCGAGGCATCGGCGTGCTCATCATCGGCAAGAGCGGTGCTGGCAAGAGCGAGACCGCCATCGGCCTGATCGAACGCGGCGGCGCGCTGGTCGCCGATGACATGGTCCGCATCAAACTCGTCGGCGGCGAGCTCAACGCCTCCGCCCCCGCCCTTTCCCGTGGCTATCTGGAAATCCGCGGCATCGGCATCGTCAATGTCGCCAACCTCTACGGCCTCGCCTCCATCCGCCCGGAAAAGCGCCTCGATCTCGTCGTCACCCTGATCGCCCACGCCGACCAGAACGAAATCGACCGCCTCGGCCTCCAGCCGAAGTCCTACGAAATCCTCGGCCAGCAGGTCCCCCACGTCGAAGTCCCCGTCGCCCCCGGCCGCGATACCGCGCGCATGGTCGCCATCGCCGCGCTGGACCAGCAGCTCCGCCGCCTCGGCTACAACATGGCCGACGAGTTCAACCAGCGCCTGCTCCGCCACATGGCAGGAGAGGTGTAG
- a CDS encoding HPr family phosphocarrier protein produces MAQREFTIQNKLGIHARPAAQFVKTASRFSSEVRVEKDGEEVDGKSIMGLMMLAAGHGSVISVAADGSDADAALDALADLIGRKFEEE; encoded by the coding sequence ATGGCGCAGCGCGAATTTACCATCCAGAACAAGCTCGGTATCCACGCCCGTCCCGCGGCTCAGTTCGTGAAAACGGCCAGCCGTTTTTCGTCGGAAGTGCGCGTCGAAAAGGACGGCGAGGAAGTCGATGGCAAGAGCATCATGGGTCTCATGATGCTGGCCGCCGGCCATGGATCGGTCATTAGCGTGGCCGCCGATGGCTCCGACGCTGATGCCGCGCTGGATGCGCTGGCAGACCTGATCGGGCGGAAGTTTGAGGAGGAGTGA
- the ptsP gene encoding phosphoenolpyruvate--protein phosphotransferase, producing the protein MADKQETVLQGTPVSPGIGIGPVHVVARGFSAPEVYEISEKDIPAEQERFKAALEETKGQLDELQERIKAISGEEESRIFEAHLMVLEDRAMLDRVAEAISTRRQNAEFAFYAVMQHFLEAMRRVPDPYLRERTADLEDVCQRVLRNFREEETPRHTEPDGQHILVAYDLSPSDTAAINRRHVLGFATELGSVNSHTAILARSLGLPAIVGIEDAVLDIRTLTPAILDGYTGRLILHPSEETLARYREIQDRKEKVRLDLESQRDEDTTTTDGRAITLSSNIEFIDEIAFVQNSGAKGVGLYRTEFLLLDGEEMPGELEQSEAYTRLAKALAPHPVIIRTLDAGGDKLPVEPLTEPEPNPFLGWRGIRVSLDRPGMFKEQLRAILRASAHGKLAVMFPLVSGLGEVRRAKNYLKECMDELAHQGVPFDEMLETGVMIEVPSAAIIADLIAPEVDFFSIGTNDLIQYTVAVDRVNHHVAELYRPTHPAVVRLIKQTVNAAVNAGIWTGVCGEMAGDIRLTPLMLGLGVEELSVGPHQVPRVRRAIRALSHSECVAMADEALKTPLSPEIMNATVGLARKYYPELLD; encoded by the coding sequence ATGGCCGACAAACAGGAAACCGTGCTTCAAGGCACCCCCGTCTCACCGGGGATCGGAATCGGCCCGGTGCATGTGGTCGCCCGCGGCTTCTCCGCCCCTGAGGTCTACGAGATTTCCGAAAAGGACATCCCCGCCGAGCAGGAGCGTTTCAAGGCCGCCTTGGAGGAAACCAAGGGGCAGCTCGATGAATTGCAGGAGCGCATCAAGGCGATCTCCGGCGAGGAGGAGAGCCGGATCTTCGAGGCCCACCTGATGGTGCTGGAAGACCGCGCCATGCTTGACCGCGTCGCCGAAGCCATCTCCACCCGCCGCCAGAATGCCGAGTTTGCCTTCTACGCGGTGATGCAGCATTTCCTGGAAGCGATGCGCCGGGTCCCGGACCCCTACCTGCGCGAGCGCACCGCCGACTTGGAAGACGTCTGCCAACGCGTGCTGCGGAATTTCCGCGAGGAGGAAACACCGCGCCATACCGAGCCGGACGGGCAGCACATCCTCGTCGCCTACGATCTCTCTCCGTCGGACACCGCCGCGATCAATCGCCGCCACGTCCTCGGCTTCGCGACCGAGCTCGGCAGCGTGAACTCTCACACCGCCATCCTCGCCCGCTCGCTCGGCCTCCCGGCCATCGTCGGCATCGAGGACGCCGTCCTCGACATCCGCACGCTCACCCCGGCAATCCTCGACGGCTACACCGGCCGCCTGATCCTCCACCCGTCCGAGGAAACACTCGCCCGCTACCGGGAGATCCAAGACCGCAAGGAAAAGGTCCGCCTCGACCTCGAATCCCAGCGCGACGAGGACACCACCACGACCGATGGGCGGGCGATCACGCTTTCCTCCAATATCGAGTTCATCGACGAAATCGCGTTCGTGCAAAACAGCGGCGCGAAGGGCGTGGGTCTCTACCGCACCGAGTTCCTGCTGCTGGACGGCGAGGAAATGCCGGGCGAACTGGAGCAGTCGGAAGCCTACACGCGGCTCGCCAAGGCTCTGGCTCCCCACCCCGTCATCATCCGCACGCTGGATGCCGGCGGGGACAAGCTGCCGGTGGAACCGCTCACCGAACCGGAGCCAAATCCCTTCCTCGGCTGGCGCGGCATTCGCGTCTCGCTCGACCGGCCCGGCATGTTCAAGGAGCAGCTCCGCGCCATCCTGCGCGCCAGCGCCCATGGCAAGCTCGCTGTGATGTTCCCGCTCGTATCCGGCCTCGGCGAGGTCCGTCGCGCCAAGAACTATCTCAAGGAGTGCATGGACGAGCTGGCCCACCAGGGTGTCCCCTTTGATGAAATGCTCGAGACCGGCGTGATGATCGAGGTCCCCAGCGCCGCCATCATCGCCGACCTGATTGCTCCGGAAGTCGATTTCTTCTCCATCGGCACCAATGACCTCATCCAGTACACCGTCGCGGTGGACCGGGTGAATCACCACGTCGCCGAGCTTTACCGGCCCACCCATCCAGCCGTAGTCCGCCTCATCAAGCAGACTGTCAATGCGGCGGTGAACGCCGGCATTTGGACCGGTGTCTGCGGGGAAATGGCCGGCGATATCCGGCTTACGCCGCTGATGTTAGGCCTCGGCGTCGAGGAACTCTCGGTCGGCCCGCATCAAGTCCCGCGCGTCCGCCGCGCCATCCGCGCACTCAGCCACTCCGAGTGCGTGGCCATGGCCGATGAAGCGCTCAAGACACCGCTGAGCCCGGAGATCATGAATGCCACCGTCGGCTTGGCCCGGAAGTATTATCCGGAGCTACTGGACTGA
- a CDS encoding NAD(P)/FAD-dependent oxidoreductase, protein MAATSKGVSRVLIIGGGFAGLECARTLAGDSRFSVTLVDRTNHHLFQPLLYQVATASLAAPDIARSIRQILADAPNVTVLMDEITALDPVAKTATGASGTHYEFDYLLLAAGARTSFFGKTEWAKYTLGLKSLADAQAVRRTVLSNLEAAELTDDEAERTRLMTVAIVGGGPTGVELSGAFADLVHRSLRSNFRRIDTSKLRVVLIEGSARVLEAFDEDQSEYARQRLKTLGVEVWTGMRVDDVQEGRLHFTDGTQLEAEAIIWAAGVEANPLTAMLGVPLADRAGRVTPNLDLSLPGLPNIFVAGDLVRMKDGDDKPVPGLAPAASQMGRHVAKLLKAEADGRPRDNFYYFDKGFMAIIGKNHAVVKAGKMRMRGFLAWCAWLFIHIAFLIGFRNRLSVLLGWAFAYLRDNPEARIIVHPPGVTPNR, encoded by the coding sequence ATGGCAGCCACAAGCAAAGGGGTAAGCCGGGTATTGATCATCGGAGGAGGCTTCGCAGGCCTTGAATGCGCACGGACGCTGGCCGGAGATTCCCGCTTCTCCGTGACGCTGGTGGACCGGACCAATCACCACCTTTTCCAGCCGCTGCTTTATCAGGTGGCGACGGCCTCGCTGGCCGCGCCGGACATTGCGCGATCGATCCGGCAGATCTTGGCGGATGCGCCGAATGTGACGGTGCTAATGGATGAAATCACCGCGCTCGACCCGGTGGCGAAGACCGCCACTGGAGCTTCGGGGACGCACTATGAGTTCGACTATCTGCTCCTCGCCGCCGGGGCCCGGACGTCGTTCTTCGGGAAAACGGAGTGGGCAAAGTATACGCTCGGCTTGAAATCGCTGGCCGATGCACAGGCGGTCCGCCGCACGGTGCTGTCGAATTTGGAGGCCGCGGAACTTACCGACGACGAAGCGGAGCGCACGCGTCTCATGACCGTGGCCATCGTGGGTGGCGGGCCGACCGGGGTCGAGCTGTCGGGGGCCTTTGCTGACTTGGTCCATCGCTCGTTGAGGTCGAATTTCCGGCGGATTGATACCTCGAAGCTGCGGGTGGTGCTGATCGAAGGATCGGCACGGGTGCTGGAGGCCTTCGACGAGGACCAGAGCGAATATGCCCGCCAGCGCTTAAAGACGCTGGGTGTGGAAGTTTGGACGGGGATGCGGGTCGATGACGTCCAGGAGGGTCGGCTGCATTTCACCGATGGCACCCAGTTGGAGGCCGAGGCGATCATCTGGGCCGCCGGGGTGGAGGCGAATCCGCTTACCGCCATGCTCGGCGTGCCGCTGGCCGACCGGGCCGGGCGGGTGACTCCGAATCTGGACCTGTCGCTGCCGGGACTGCCGAACATATTCGTGGCCGGTGACCTGGTGCGGATGAAGGACGGAGATGACAAGCCGGTCCCCGGTCTCGCCCCGGCGGCGTCGCAGATGGGTCGGCATGTGGCCAAGCTGCTGAAAGCAGAGGCGGACGGGCGTCCACGGGACAACTTCTACTACTTCGACAAGGGATTCATGGCCATCATCGGCAAGAACCACGCGGTGGTGAAGGCGGGGAAAATGCGGATGCGGGGCTTCCTGGCCTGGTGCGCGTGGTTGTTCATCCACATCGCGTTCCTGATCGGGTTCCGGAACCGGCTGTCGGTGCTGCTTGGCTGGGCCTTCGCCTACCTGCGGGACAACCCGGAGGCCCGGATCATCGTGCATCCGCCCGGGGTGACGCCGAATCGTTAG
- a CDS encoding HAD-IA family hydrolase codes for MNRKIVGIRFPQWSAVGPGTLGGVVDFMRGHEAWRLITENDSFGEMEAVKIDAEWRGDGLILFRATERELASYRARGTAVVLTSTEGPDLGYPRVVPDNAEIGRLAALHLIECQLPHFGFLARGETFYREEQFAPGLRVYARQRLKGFRAGLLEYGHEPVVHYLRGRPLWEAHGWREVQTEVMAFLESLPQPCGLFVADDSLAAVVLRAADMLGRRVPEQLAVIGYGDDPNYCFSTFPALSSIEHPAHEIGRQAAELLRRQMAGEAVEPGSSIVPVNRVITRESSDMLAIAHPEIRELVRHIRLRAPHEAVRVAELADLTTLSMTTIKERFAVSLGHGPKEEIQRVRVRYLKHLLGDPALTLVEIARRMQFGSAHELSRFFLAETGQRPSDFRSSLESGATHVAERAVVFDMDGTLFDTEPVYCEAYRQAFARQGGELTHEEYFRELIGRSNDDIEGYLAAKAPAGFNLTGFRSGWREEWKNLVTKEPPVPSPGVTALLEEILEAGVPIALASSSDRADIDLCLQASGLDRYFPIRASGDEVAAGKPAPDLYLLACRRLGIGPTRCLAIEDSRHGVAAALAAGLAVAQVLPNGGTAREGVRGVKSLTELLGGEWQGLISVNC; via the coding sequence ATGAACCGGAAAATCGTCGGCATCCGCTTCCCCCAATGGTCGGCGGTCGGCCCGGGAACCCTCGGCGGCGTGGTCGATTTCATGCGCGGCCACGAGGCGTGGAGGTTGATCACCGAGAACGACTCCTTCGGCGAAATGGAAGCGGTGAAAATCGACGCGGAGTGGCGCGGCGATGGCCTGATCCTTTTCCGCGCCACCGAACGCGAGCTTGCCAGCTATCGCGCCCGCGGCACGGCGGTGGTGCTTACCAGCACCGAGGGTCCTGATCTCGGTTATCCGCGGGTGGTGCCGGACAATGCCGAGATCGGGCGGCTTGCGGCCCTTCACCTCATCGAGTGCCAGTTGCCGCACTTTGGCTTCCTTGCTCGCGGCGAAACGTTCTACCGCGAGGAGCAATTCGCCCCCGGTCTTCGTGTTTATGCCCGCCAGCGGCTAAAGGGGTTCCGTGCAGGTTTGTTAGAATATGGGCATGAGCCGGTGGTCCACTACTTGCGAGGTCGTCCACTGTGGGAGGCTCACGGCTGGCGTGAGGTGCAGACGGAGGTCATGGCCTTCCTTGAAAGTCTTCCGCAGCCTTGTGGCTTGTTTGTCGCGGACGATTCGCTCGCTGCGGTGGTGCTGCGCGCGGCGGACATGTTAGGCCGTCGGGTTCCAGAGCAACTGGCGGTGATCGGCTACGGTGACGATCCCAATTACTGCTTCTCGACCTTTCCGGCGCTCAGCAGCATCGAGCACCCCGCTCATGAGATTGGCCGTCAGGCTGCGGAACTTTTACGGCGGCAAATGGCAGGAGAGGCGGTGGAGCCCGGCTCTTCGATTGTGCCGGTGAACCGGGTGATCACGCGCGAATCCAGCGACATGCTGGCGATTGCTCATCCGGAAATCCGCGAGCTGGTCCGGCACATCCGCTTGCGGGCACCGCATGAGGCGGTTCGCGTGGCCGAGCTGGCTGATCTCACCACGCTTTCGATGACGACGATCAAAGAGCGCTTCGCAGTCTCGCTTGGTCATGGGCCGAAGGAGGAGATCCAGCGGGTGCGGGTACGGTATCTGAAGCATCTGTTGGGCGATCCGGCGCTCACGCTCGTCGAGATCGCGCGGCGGATGCAATTCGGGTCCGCGCACGAGCTGAGCCGCTTTTTCCTGGCGGAGACCGGGCAACGACCGAGCGACTTTCGCTCCAGCTTGGAGTCCGGTGCAACCCATGTAGCGGAACGAGCCGTGGTCTTCGACATGGATGGCACGCTTTTCGATACCGAACCCGTGTATTGCGAGGCCTACCGGCAGGCGTTCGCCCGCCAAGGGGGGGAACTGACGCATGAGGAGTACTTCCGCGAGCTGATTGGCCGGTCGAATGACGACATCGAGGGTTATCTCGCCGCGAAGGCTCCGGCGGGTTTCAACCTGACCGGCTTTCGCAGCGGCTGGCGGGAGGAATGGAAAAACCTGGTGACCAAGGAGCCGCCGGTACCTTCGCCAGGGGTCACGGCCTTGCTTGAGGAAATTCTGGAAGCAGGGGTGCCGATTGCCCTCGCGAGTTCCAGCGACCGGGCGGACATCGACCTTTGCCTTCAAGCTTCGGGGCTGGACCGCTATTTTCCGATCCGCGCTTCGGGGGACGAAGTGGCCGCTGGCAAGCCTGCGCCGGATCTTTACCTGCTGGCGTGCCGGCGATTGGGAATTGGGCCGACCCGCTGTCTGGCGATCGAGGATAGCCGTCATGGGGTCGCCGCCGCCTTGGCTGCCGGGTTGGCGGTGGCACAGGTGCTTCCGAATGGAGGCACGGCCCGCGAGGGGGTCAGGGGTGTGAAAAGCCTGACGGAATTGCTAGGTGGGGAGTGGCAGGGTTTGATTTCTGTAAATTGTTGA
- a CDS encoding tetratricopeptide repeat-containing sulfotransferase family protein, with protein MSQKAIRLWQRQHFDEALREFRLGAAKARGAVAWIDYAHALALSWQGRRAVEAFERGRRIGPQGAVDKSAADRFLGLGRFDLAAAFLERIRDRGDAEARHALGLAECLERAGKIDESAEALDAALGRFGPLPELRIFRAKHLRRLGETEEALALLDTVIADGRLVGRPASSVHYERAACLEKLGRFPEVFPALRQAKQPLIAAHQEMVAQSTRALHRLRDEVSKLTRDQVRGWREKPAGRPLCLMTGFPRSGTTLLEVILDSHEGVMTSSEAPIFSDFVLTPECDEQDGSFPALFDGPKAKALAARYWNYQEGNLGEPGGRLLVDKNPALTPILHYFMNVFGGSRLLFCLREPRDVMISCYLQDLPVGKVSVQFFEWRTCWEFFQITMEIWLRIRELLDGDFLEVRYEDLVRDHSRTMRGVIDHLGLEWSDRIPEYLQRKEGVQVFSPTYADVRAPIHGAAVQRWTNHEQHFGGPDEVPLEHPLFRDLGY; from the coding sequence ATGAGCCAGAAAGCCATCCGGCTATGGCAGCGCCAGCACTTTGACGAAGCGCTGCGGGAGTTCCGGCTCGGTGCCGCCAAGGCTCGCGGTGCGGTGGCGTGGATCGACTATGCGCATGCCCTCGCGCTCTCGTGGCAAGGGCGGCGGGCTGTTGAGGCTTTTGAACGAGGTCGCCGGATTGGTCCGCAGGGAGCGGTCGACAAGTCAGCCGCGGACCGATTCCTCGGCTTGGGGCGCTTCGATCTAGCAGCGGCGTTCCTGGAACGGATTCGCGACCGTGGTGATGCTGAAGCGCGCCATGCGCTCGGGCTCGCGGAGTGCCTCGAACGTGCGGGCAAAATCGACGAGTCTGCCGAGGCGCTCGATGCTGCCTTGGGGCGCTTCGGCCCACTGCCTGAACTCCGGATCTTTCGTGCGAAGCACCTGAGGCGTCTCGGTGAAACGGAGGAGGCGCTGGCTCTTCTTGATACCGTGATCGCCGATGGCCGCCTAGTGGGCCGGCCAGCCAGTTCCGTTCACTATGAACGCGCCGCTTGCTTGGAAAAGCTGGGACGTTTCCCGGAAGTCTTCCCGGCCTTGCGACAAGCGAAGCAACCGTTGATCGCGGCTCATCAGGAGATGGTGGCGCAAAGCACCCGCGCGCTCCATCGACTGAGGGACGAGGTCTCCAAGCTGACGCGTGATCAGGTGCGCGGCTGGAGAGAGAAGCCGGCGGGCAGACCGCTTTGCCTGATGACAGGTTTTCCCCGCTCAGGCACCACGTTGCTAGAGGTCATTCTCGACAGTCATGAAGGCGTGATGACTTCAAGTGAGGCGCCGATCTTCAGCGACTTCGTCCTCACACCCGAATGCGACGAGCAGGATGGGAGCTTTCCTGCACTCTTTGACGGTCCCAAAGCGAAAGCACTGGCGGCACGCTACTGGAACTATCAGGAAGGCAATCTCGGCGAGCCGGGAGGGCGTTTGTTGGTCGACAAGAATCCCGCGCTGACGCCGATCCTGCATTACTTCATGAACGTCTTTGGTGGCAGCCGCCTGCTGTTCTGCCTGCGGGAACCCAGGGACGTGATGATCTCGTGCTACCTGCAGGATCTGCCGGTAGGGAAGGTTTCGGTCCAGTTCTTCGAGTGGCGCACTTGCTGGGAGTTCTTCCAGATCACGATGGAAATCTGGCTGCGGATCCGCGAGCTGCTCGACGGGGATTTCCTGGAAGTGCGCTACGAGGATCTCGTGCGCGACCACTCGCGCACGATGCGGGGAGTGATCGATCATCTCGGGCTGGAGTGGTCAGACCGGATTCCGGAATACCTTCAGCGGAAGGAAGGAGTGCAGGTTTTCTCACCCACCTATGCTGATGTCCGGGCTCCGATCCATGGCGCGGCGGTCCAGCGATGGACGAACCACGAGCAGCACTTCGGCGGTCCGGATGAGGTGCCCTTGGAGCATCCGCTATTCCGGGACTTGGGATACTGA